The Bradysia coprophila strain Holo2 chromosome IV, BU_Bcop_v1, whole genome shotgun sequence genome includes a region encoding these proteins:
- the LOC119065978 gene encoding uncharacterized protein LOC119065978 translates to MKISVCSSLLVLLLTITFQLNKAIFPVSKNFIYFERINCRTYDGSKASAVQCRVKYIDRNHLKAFSSANLTEPVTGLWLRAAAYYKYATYQRISTEIWENLCDWIDGKRSSFFMDFLKSHILQYSNFNHSCPYSGFVFGKADNVSAQEFAFPEIMPAGRYRVDINVTEGGRKSLLLGATVYFSVSDHRIEIV, encoded by the exons atgaaGATCTCAGTATGCAGTTCATTGTTAGTCCTATTGCTCACAATCACTTTCCAACTGAACAAGGCAATTTTTCCGGTTTCA aaaaattttatctaCTTTGAACGCATCAATTGTAGAACGTACGATGGTAGTAAAGCTTCAGCTGTCCAATGTCGCGTCAAATACATTGACCGAAATCATTTAAAAGCATTTTCATCTGCAAATCTAACTGAACCAGTTACAGGACTGTGGCTCCGAGCAGCCGCTTACTACAAATATGCCACGTACCAGAGAATCTCAACTGAAATATGGGAAAATCTATGCGACTGGATCGATGGCAAACGAAGCTCCTTTTTCATGGACTTTTTGAAATCGCACATTTtgcaatattcaaattttaatcattCGTGTCCGTATTCGGGATTCGTATTCGGAAAAGCCGATAATGTTTCCGCCCAAGAATTCGCATTCCCGGAAATAATGCCAGCTGGAAGGTATCGGGTGGATATCAATGTAACTGAAGGTGGTCGCAAATCGCTTTTACTTGGTGCTACCGTTTATTTCTCCGTTTCTGATCATCGCATTGAGATTgtttga
- the LOC119066623 gene encoding uncharacterized protein LOC119066623: MSVAQPFVYLIRVVVVREIGCFFIKLSVDESLCSDKCEQSRSKTIDIFVNHSNLYVCEKNQMVLVVSSKRYDLKSQVFSELEVLRFVPILSMFICEKNVDGNKRSLVNKRSTLSQIHASKIIIELQFHVVAHGLASCSTVFQCSIMTEKLIFDYKLVHSSITMQLVYASTAWLTSPFLCFKVIVCNNRLPKTINGVEQWSFYGFNFGQLQSVQRKPEFTILTLCVSIVKHHRVFHISIVCSIKVSFRALVSASHNGSSNHSSSSLSVSKAERVGSCKADRSAGFIHLAVIVPTAVSSYYCGQLQTVNGVSMCEQLAECFSTCLWNMSSLQHRSLENEALHGIRKRLSKRFISRRAKPAIMYNKNAANFVDWSFLRHSRAH, from the coding sequence ATGTCGGTTGCTCAaccgtttgtttatttaattcgcGTTGTAGTTGTGAGAGAAATCGGctgtttttttatcaaattatcggTCGATGAAAGTTTATGTTCCGACAAGTGCGAACAATCGCGTTCTAAGACAATAGACATTTTTgtgaatcattcaaatttgtatgttTGTGAAAAGAATCAAATGGTTCTAGTTGTTTCATCGAAAAGATACGATTTAAAGAGTCAAGTGTTCAGCGAGTTGGAAGTTTTACGATTTGTGCCCATTCTCTCAATGTtcatttgtgagaaaaacgtGGATGGAAACAAAAGGTCGCTGGTTAACAAAAGATCCACGTTGTCTCAAATACACGCTTCGAAAATAATCATCGAATTGCAGTTTCATGTAGTGGCTCATGGATTGGCTTCGTGCTCTACTGTCTTTCAGTGTTCAATAATGACAGAGAAGCTGATTTTCGACTACAAATTGGTGCATTCGAGTATCACTATGCAATTAGTGTATGCCAGTACAGCTTGGTTGACGTCaccatttctttgtttcaaagTTATCGTGTGCAATAATCGTCTACCAAAGACAATCAATGGAGTAGAGCAGTGGTCATTTTATGGTTTCAATTTTGGTCAACTGCAATCCGTACAGCGAAAACCggaatttacaattttgactTTATGTGTTTCAATAGTCAAACATCATCGAGTATTCCACATTTCAATCGTTTGTTCGATTAAAGTTTCATTTCGAGCATTGGTTTCGGCGTCTCATAACGGATCAAGCAATCATTCCAGTTCGTCTTTAAGCGTGTCAAAGGCCGAACGAGTCGGAAGTTGCAAGGCTGACAGATCAGCTGGATTTATTCATCTTGCAGTAATTGTTCCAACTGCCGTTTCTTCGTATTATTGTGGTCAATTGCAGACAGTCAATGGAGTATCAATGTGTGAACAATTAGCGGAATGTTTCTCGACTTGTTTATGGAACATGAGTAGTCTTCAACATCGTTCGCTGGAGAATGAAGCGCTCCATGGTATCCGAAAACGATTATCCAAGAGATTCATCAGTCGTCGGGCAAAACCTGCCAttatgtacaacaaaaatgctGCGAATTTTGTGGACTGGAGCTTTCTAAGGCACAGCAGAGCGCACTGA
- the LOC119066619 gene encoding farnesoate epoxidase-like produces the protein MKGYIFPFNLVNGFIVKRDLRIPVSQVKMLSAILIVVILVTFFYYKEKRPKRFPPGPNGIPILGYLPFLGSDSYASIGEIGKKFGDIFSIKLGSYWYVVLNDFDVIKNALKEDIFSGRPNYLLRMSFYKKGITFNNGINWQAQRRFSMRVLRDFGFGKVQMIDSIQHEIEELIDYFKENTGKPIDPAETFPISIINSLWYIITGEKFSLFDPIPKKVYSSIKTSLSGQDVLAVLYFLPWLAALMPGKKSGTEKMQTAVDNLHKLLRSVIEKHRQRFVPGSMPQDYIDAYLQQIDECDDPKSSFYQDEGVLNLIDGLTNMFVAGSDTISSSLSFGLLYISSSRNVMEKIHKEIDSVIGRKRLPDPSDRPKMPYMSAVVNEIFRLSSILPGDVLHCTLGATEIGNYSLPQGTIILPNLYHVHHDRTYWGDPENFRPERFLNADGSYTKDERVIPFSIGKRVCVAENLAQVEFFMFLTGILQNFELTESPDHPLPGFKPKSSFILSPQPYKLVLHERI, from the exons ATGAAAGGttacatttttccattcaatttggTAAATGGATTCATTGTAAAACGAGATCTACGTATACCGGTTTCCCAAGTTAAAATGCTATCAGCAATATTAATAGTTGTCATACTTGTGACGTTCTTCTATTACAAAGAGAAACGTCCCAAACGCTTTCCGCCAG GACCGAACGGGATTCCTATTTTGGGATACTTACCGTTTCTGGGCTCAGATTCGTATGCAAGCATAGGTGAAATTGGGAAAAAATTTGGTGACATTTTTAGTATAAAGTTGGGAAGTTATTGGTATGTTGTGCTGAACGATTTCGATGTTATTAAAAATGCGTTGAAAGAAGACATTTTCTCCGGACGGCCGAATTATTTGCTCCGAATGAGTTTCTATAAGAAAG GTATCACATTCAATAATGGCATTAATTGGCAAGCTCAGCGCCGATTTTCGATGCGAGTGTTGCGAGATTTTGGCTTCGGAAAAGTGCAAATGATCGACTCCATTCAACATGAAATTGAAGAATTGATCGATTATTTCAA AGAAAATACGGGAAAGCCTATCGATCCGGCGGAAACGTTTCCCATCTCCATTATTAACTCATTGTGGTACATAATTACAGGGGAGAAATTTTCACTGTTCGATCCGATACCGAAAAAAGTCTACTCATCAATCAAAAC AAGCTTATCAGGTCAAGATGTTCTCGCCGTCCTATATTTTCTGCCATGGCTGGCGGCTTTAATGCCTGGTAAGAAATCAGGCACCGAGAAAATGCAGACTGCTGTGGACAACTTACATAAATTGTTAAGATCAGTCATTGAAAAGCACAGACAAAGATTTGTTCCCGGCTCAATGCCGCAAGACTACATCGATGCTTACCTGCAACAAATCGACGAATGTGACGATCCCAAGTCGAGCTTTTATCAAGACGAAGGAG tcTTGAATCTCATCGACGGACTCACAAATATGTTTGTTGCTGGCTCAGACACCATCAGCAGTTCGCTGAGCTTTGGACTTTTATATATTTCTAGTTCTCGGAATGTGATGgaaaaaattcacaaagaaATCGATTCAGTAATTGGCCGAAAACGACTGCCTGACCCGTCGGATCGGCCAaa AATGCCTTATATGTCGGCCGTGGtcaatgaaatatttcgtttatCGTCCATTCTACCCGGAGACGTACTGCATTGCACGCTAGGCGCAACAGAAATCGGGAACTATAGTTTGCCCCAGGGAACGATTATACTGCCAAATCTGTACCACGTTCATCACGACCGAACGTATTGGGGCGATCCAGAGAACTTCCGGccggaaagatttttgaaTGCAGATGGATCATACACGAAAGACGAACGAGTAATTCCGTTCTCGATAGGGAAAAGAGTTTGTGTTGCCGAGAACTTAGCgcaagttgaattttttatgtttctcacgggaattttacaaaattttgagttGACGGAGAGTCCAGATCATCCGCTACCCGGTTTTAAGCCTAAATCATCGTTTATCCTATCTCCACAACCGTATAAATTGGTGCTGcatgaaagaatttaa
- the LOC119066627 gene encoding C-type lectin domain family 4 member A-like — protein sequence MKLVLFSLVIIGFCVLIRTDDSKHPDDEIVFKKLGSYRVSGSFNVKKTYWVPRHFKAQWQYARPICHAYGFDIVSLETLEEYEAVAEMCEKERDLFGSFVHVGGVAISKRSKTDWYWVSSRQTVSYNMTWQDGQPDNDNEWCLSLQKDGQFKFNDISCYGSWEEKFICQKIERIYEELDK from the exons ATGAAACTTGTGTTATTTTCGCTAGTAATTATTGGCTTTTGTGTTCTCATCAGAACTGATGATTCTAAGCATCCCGATGACGAAATTGTGTTTAAAAAATTGGGATCATACC GCGTATCAGGTTCATTCAACGTCAAAAAGACCTATTGGGTTCCTCGACATTTCAAAGCCCAATGGCAATACGCACGACCCATTTGCCATGCGTATGGTTTCGATATCGTTTCGCTGGAAACATTAGAAGAATACGAAGCTGTAGCTGAGATGTGCGAAAAAGAGCGAGATCTGTTCGGAAGCTTTGTACATGTTGGTGGCGTAGCGATAAGTAAAAGGTCCAAAACTGATTGGTACTGGGTCAGCTCGAGGCAAACAGTTTCGTATAATATGACCTGGCAGGATGGCCAACCAGACAATGACAACGAATGGTGCTTGAGCTTGCAAAAGGACGgtcaatttaagtttaatgACATCAGTTGTTATGGCAGTTGGgaggagaaatttatttgccaGAAGATCGAACGAATTTATGAAGAATTAGATAAGTAA